AAGGCTATTTCCCATAAAGTTATTCTAGATAGGTTTTGAGATATATTACCTATATCTTTTACTCTATTTCGTACTTTAGGTAGTAAAAGAGTTAATGGCACTATAGTACCAAGTCCCCAAAGCAATTTTATATTATAAGTAAATATAAAAACTAAGCAACCTATAAACAATCCAATAAAAGCATTCCTAGAAAATGATAATATAATATTGAATACTGTTAGGAATGATATACTAGTATATAAAATCTTTTTAATATTATTGTTCTCTTTTATAGCAAGCATTATGTATGGGAAAAGAAGAAGTACACATAGTGCCCCTAGATTATTAGAATTTTCTATGGTGGATACTATTCTTAAAAATGAATTTGAGCCACTCCCCTGAACTATGCCCATTCCCTTAAAATATTCAATAATCCCTACTACATCTATTATTAGGATAGTTCCAGTTATAACATTCAAGATCCTGTCTAAAGTACTTTTCTTATATATCTCATATTTTATAATAAAGAATAAAATTATATATGTTGAGAATCTTACACTTTCACCTAAAGCTAATTTCCTATCTGCAGAATATGTAATAGAAATAAACATCATGGAAATCCACACAACTAAACAAATAGAAAATTTATCTTTAAAAGAGTTCTGGATTCCACTTATAAATCTTCCCCTAGATTCCTTATTAAATATTAGATTTATTATATAAAATATAATTATAACTATAATTATACTATCCCCATTAAAAGGAATCCTCTTTCCTATCATAAATTTACTTGGTGTTATAGGTAAGACTATAATATACGTATAAATTAAGTAAACTAATAAAGACTCTAATAAACTCATTCTTTTATCTCCTAATGAAGAAAATACCTTATTTAAGTTATAATAATATTTTCTCTAATTTTCTTGCTATATTTTCTCTTGAGTAATGTTCTATGTATGATCTTATCTAAATTTTCATTAAAGTCCTCTGTTTATTATAGACAGAATTTTCTCTGCTGCATTTCCATCACCAAAAATTTCTTTTTGCTCTTTAGTTGGTATAAAATGCATAATAGCATCCAATATCTTATCTTTGTCTGTTCCAACAATTATATTCCATCCATTTTGAACAGTTTCAACCCACTCAGTTTCATCTCTCATTGTTACACAAGGTTTATGCATGAAGAATGCCTCTTTTTGAACACCACCACTATCAGTAACAATCTTTTGTGAATGCATCTCTAAAGTTATCATATCTAAATATCCTACTGGATCTATTATTTTTATATTTTCATTAAAATTCAAACCATAGTCCATCATATACTTCTTAGTTCTTGGATGTAAGGGGAGGATGACTCTTTTATCACTTTCATTTAGTGCTTCGATAATATTCTTTAATCTATTGATATCATTTGTATTTTCTGCCCTATGAATAGTAGTTAAAATATACTCATTCTCTTTAATTCCAATCTTATCTAGTATAAATTCTTTTTCACATGCTAACCTTTTAAAATGAAGCACAGCATCAAACATTACATCGCCTACATTATAAACGCCTTCATTAACTCCTTCATTAGAAAGGTTGCCTTCAGCTGTTTCTGTTGGAACAAATAAAAATTTAGATATATGATCTGTTAATATTCTATTTTGTTCTTCTGGCATTGACATATTAAAACTTCTAAGACCAGCCTCTACATGAGCTACTGGAATTAAAAGCTTGCTTGCACATAATGCACCAGCCAAAGTTGAATTTGTATCGCCATAAACTAAAACTAAATCTGGTTTTTCTTTTAAATAAATTTTTTCAAGTTCTATTAACATTTTACCAGTTTGTTCGCCATGCCCACCAGAACCAACTGACAGATTATAATCTGGTTTAGGTATCTTTAGTTCTTCGAAAAAAATCTTTGACATATTTTCATCATAATGCTGTCCAGTATGTATTAATATTTCTTCATGTTCTTTTCTTATGACATTTGAAACTGCTGCTGCCTTAATAAATTGAGGACGCGCACCAACCACTGTTATAATCTTCATAAATGCATCTCCCTTTAATAATTTATTAATTCTTTATATATCTTATCAATACTATTAAAATTATCTTGTATATTGTAATTCTCTTCAACAAATTTTCTTCCTGCTTCCCCCATAGTTTTTCTTAGCTCGCTATCATTAACCAATTTCTCTAAGGCTTCTTTGAGTTCTTGAATATTCCCTTTCTCTACAAGTAAACTACTAATATTAGGTGAAGTAGCTTCAGGAAGTCCTCCTACATTAGACACAATAACTGGAATACCGCAGGCCTGTGCCTCTACAGCTGCTACACCAAAACTTTCTAAAGTAGATGGGAAAACTGCTATATCAAAATCATTAAACTTCTTAACAACATCATTCCTATTTAAAAATCCTAAGAATTTAACTTTATCTTCTATATTTAATTCCTTAGATAATGAAACCAAAAATTCCTTTTGGCTTCCTACACCGCCTATTTCTAATCTTAAATTCTGATTTGTAAAAGTCATTTCTGAAAAAGCTCTTATTAGATATTCTATACCATAATGGGCCTCTAAAGACTTTATCGTTCCAATCACTATTTCTTTTTTTACTTCATCTCTTTTACTTGTATCTTGTTTGAAAAAATTAATATCGACTCCAAAAGGTGTTACATAAACTTTTTTATTTGTATATAAAGCAGTTTCTTTAGCCATAACACTACTAGTTGAAAGTATTTTATCTGCTTTACTTAAATTATACTTTAATAGTATCTTATTTAAAAAATTCTTCTTAGGAAAATCAAACACATCGCTTCCCCATACAGATAATACAAAAGGATGTTTTCCAGAAAGTGCACCTAAAAATCCATAACTAGAAGCATAATGAGCATGAATTATATCGGGATTTATTTTACTTATTATCTTTCTTATCTCTTTTATAAAAGAAATATATTTTAATTTCTTAATACCAGTTTTATTCTTAATTAATTTCATATCCATATCAAAACTATGCACCGTAGCATTATTAATTTCACCATAGTTCAAAGATATAACATGAATCTCATAGCCCCTCTCACTAAAAAATTCACACATTTTTTTAGTATGTATGCTATTAGCATCCGACAAGTAACATACCTTCATCCTTTTCCTCCTAATAATGTATTACTTTATGCAATTTTATATCTGTTATAGCTTATTTAATTTAAAAAATATATAGGTGAACATATAAAAATCCAATAAATCTTTTTGTAAAATTATTAGAATCATCTTTTATTTTATCATTTAAAAAAACTATTTATAAAGCTCACCATTAAGATTTAAGAAAGATCTTCTATTATAACTTTGCATCTCTCTTCCCATGTATTTAAAGGAATTATATTTTTTATATTCTGAGACTTTTCTTTTAATTTCTTATTTCTAAGCACATCAAGTAATAAATCAAATAGAGCTTCTTCGCTATATTCTATATTCCAGCCTATATCATATTTTTCAACAAACTCTCCTGTTGCTGTCCCTTTTGTAGCAATCATTGGTTTTCCATATCCTATATACTCAAATAATTTAATAGGCATTGCAAATTTTCTATATTCGCTTGGTTGAAAAAATAAGCTTAAAACATCCGCTTGTAAGTAATATCTTTCAATATCATCTCCAGATCCATGAACAATATTTATATTTTTATGTAAATACTTTTCGTAAATATATCTATTATCTGCCCATTCCTTTTCCCTACAACAAACCGTAAGCTTTATACCTTCAATATCATTTACTACTTTAAACAGTTTTTCTAGGTTGTAAAGCCCTGTTATAGCACCTACATAAAAGATATTTAACTCTTCATGTGTATTAGTTGAATTTTCAACTATCTTATTTATTCCTGGTGGCAGCATTTTAACTTTTGTTTTTATATCTATTGGGATATACTCTTTCATTTTTATAGAAGGTAAATATAGCATATCTACCAATTTATTATATTTTATTAAATCATA
The nucleotide sequence above comes from Hathewaya histolytica. Encoded proteins:
- the wecB gene encoding non-hydrolyzing UDP-N-acetylglucosamine 2-epimerase: MKIITVVGARPQFIKAAAVSNVIRKEHEEILIHTGQHYDENMSKIFFEELKIPKPDYNLSVGSGGHGEQTGKMLIELEKIYLKEKPDLVLVYGDTNSTLAGALCASKLLIPVAHVEAGLRSFNMSMPEEQNRILTDHISKFLFVPTETAEGNLSNEGVNEGVYNVGDVMFDAVLHFKRLACEKEFILDKIGIKENEYILTTIHRAENTNDINRLKNIIEALNESDKRVILPLHPRTKKYMMDYGLNFNENIKIIDPVGYLDMITLEMHSQKIVTDSGGVQKEAFFMHKPCVTMRDETEWVETVQNGWNIIVGTDKDKILDAIMHFIPTKEQKEIFGDGNAAEKILSIINRGL
- a CDS encoding glycosyltransferase: MKVCYLSDANSIHTKKMCEFFSERGYEIHVISLNYGEINNATVHSFDMDMKLIKNKTGIKKLKYISFIKEIRKIISKINPDIIHAHYASSYGFLGALSGKHPFVLSVWGSDVFDFPKKNFLNKILLKYNLSKADKILSTSSVMAKETALYTNKKVYVTPFGVDINFFKQDTSKRDEVKKEIVIGTIKSLEAHYGIEYLIRAFSEMTFTNQNLRLEIGGVGSQKEFLVSLSKELNIEDKVKFLGFLNRNDVVKKFNDFDIAVFPSTLESFGVAAVEAQACGIPVIVSNVGGLPEATSPNISSLLVEKGNIQELKEALEKLVNDSELRKTMGEAGRKFVEENYNIQDNFNSIDKIYKELINY
- a CDS encoding O-antigen ligase family protein — its product is MSLLESLLVYLIYTYIIVLPITPSKFMIGKRIPFNGDSIIIVIIIFYIINLIFNKESRGRFISGIQNSFKDKFSICLVVWISMMFISITYSADRKLALGESVRFSTYIILFFIIKYEIYKKSTLDRILNVITGTILIIDVVGIIEYFKGMGIVQGSGSNSFLRIVSTIENSNNLGALCVLLLFPYIMLAIKENNNIKKILYTSISFLTVFNIILSFSRNAFIGLFIGCLVFIFTYNIKLLWGLGTIVPLTLLLPKVRNRVKDIGNISQNLSRITLWEIAFLMIKDHPFLGVGAGNYRAYYKQYVSKVKYLGYSASSKFHPHNIYIKSQVELGIIGLCSLLLYLIFNLNNIIKFYNTVEEKHYKYFYKGFISSLVAFMIMNFIDNFFSAPKVIGFFWIIIAIANSYQYNIDNQKLNM
- a CDS encoding glycosyltransferase; this translates as MECKRCIFHVPYYINLDWPSGTNIRPIKLIEAFKNIGYDVEVISGYGEERKKKILDIKDKINSGIKYEFLYTESSTEPTLLTEKNHIPKYLTLDFSFWKFCKARNIKIGLFYRDIYWAFDEYSKSVGFLKSNIAKIFYKYDLIKYNKLVDMLYLPSIKMKEYIPIDIKTKVKMLPPGINKIVENSTNTHEELNIFYVGAITGLYNLEKLFKVVNDIEGIKLTVCCREKEWADNRYIYEKYLHKNINIVHGSGDDIERYYLQADVLSLFFQPSEYRKFAMPIKLFEYIGYGKPMIATKGTATGEFVEKYDIGWNIEYSEEALFDLLLDVLRNKKLKEKSQNIKNIIPLNTWEERCKVIIEDLS